The DNA window TTGCAAATTTCTAAAATCGAAATATAAGATATCCATATGTTTTATCAATTTATACAATTTCAGAGTTTTATAGAACCATCACAAGCCCAAAATACTATGGATGAAAAACTCTAAAGTTAAATTCAAAGGATTATATATATATTTATAGTAAATATAGCTCAACTAACTTTTAGCTATACAAATTTTTAATTATTCACAAACAACTTATATATTATAGCATATTTTTCTATAATACAAACAAAAATTTACTTTAAAACTGTTTTAAAAATTATTTATGCTTTTTAGAGCTCACTATCTTACGGAACTTCCTTACAAATTATCCAGACCTTGCTTAATACTAGGAAGGTTCCACCCTATTCTCTTAGTATCTTCTATTACATCGTTATAAACCTTAAGTGTCTGTTCGGTAATTACATCCCAATTGTATATGGTATGCACTTTTTCAAACGCCTTTTTCTTCATTCTTTCAGCCTTATCTGGGTTATGTAGTATCTCCAGTATACTGTCGGCTAGGGAATTGGCATTACCTGTATAAGATTTCATACCATCCACACCATGATCAACGATCTCTGCGAGTCCCCCTGCTTCCGAAACAACAACAGGTACATTGGCAACCATTCCTTCTAAAGCAACAATACCGAAAGGTTCATAAAGGCTTGGAAATACTGCCACATCAGCACACTTGTAAAGCTTTAGAAGGTCTTCATCACAAATATAACCTGTAAAGCATACCTTATGTGCTATCCCCTTCTGGTACACCATCCACTTCAAGTGGTCAATTTCCGGACCTTTTCCGGCTATTATAAACTTTGTATCATTATAATAATGCAGTGTCTTGGGAACTGCATCAATCAAAACATGTACGCCCTTTTCATTTACCAGTCTTCCAACAAAGAAAACTATTTTTTCATTATCCGCAGCATACCTTCTTCTAAATTCAATATCTTTTTCATATCCATTAAATTTGTTTAGATCAACACCATTAGGAATAATATAGATTTTGTCATCAGGTATGTTAAAAACGCATTTAACTTCATTTTTCATATATCCGCTATTGACGATAAGTTTCCATGATTCGTAAGCCAACCACCACTCAACATTGTTGATGTAACTTTGAGTATCACTATGTATTCCACAATTTCGTCCATGCTCTGTAGCATGAATTGTTGCTACCATAGGTATTGTATACGAATGCTTTAATGCTCTTGCGGCAAAAGCCACTATCCAATCATGAGCATGAATTATATCAAACTTTCCTGTTTCATTTATCAATTTGACTCCATATTCTATAAGAACATAGTTTAATTGAAGCACCCAATCTACAAAATTATTAGCATTTACATCATATGAGTGAAGTCTGTGAACATAAACATTTTCATCCTTTTCCAGTTCTTTTGTTCCCATCTCCCAACATGTTATAACATGAACTTCGTTTCCTTTTGATGCAATTTTCTGGACCAAACCATGTACAACTCTAGATATCCCACCCACAATTCTAGGCGGATATTCCCACGATAGCATTAAAACTCGCATATTAATCTCCTCCAGGCATAAGCAAGCAGCTGCATGTTTTGCTCTTAATCGTCTGTGTAATTACTCTATTCATATTATACGCAATATCATTTTTTTTATATTAATTGTGCAAAACTTACTCCAGTTTTTTTGTTGGTAATATAAGCTAATTATAAGATTAATACTATTCGTCGTATTTTAAAAAAATCCTCCTTTTATTGGTGTTACAATTTTGAAACACCAATAAAAGGAGTTTATATATTTTATGTTATTTCCTCTCTACATCCTTTTTGCACTCTCATAAGCCAGATCTGAACGTTCGCATTCTTCATCGGTTAATGTGACCTGGCAACAAAGCGAACTTCCCTTCATTCGTTCTGACGCATAGCACAAACCGTTTGTCCTTATATCAAGGAATGGATGATCAATCTGTTCCGGGTCTCCAATTAAAATTATCTTTGTCCCTATCCCTGCACGAGTTATTATACCTTTAACCTGCTTGGGTGTAAGATTCTGAGCCTCATCAATAATAACCCACTGCTTCACTATAGATCTTCCGCGTATAAAAGCAATTGCCTCAGTGTTTATTATTTTCCTGTCAAAAAGCTCATCTACTTTGTCTTTTAATTCTTTCTCACTGTTATATCTTTCATTTTCATCATTATCTATCAGCACTTCAAGATTATCTATTACCGGCCTTAAAAATGGAGCAATTTTGTCCTGCTCTGTACCAGGAAGAAATCCAATATCCTCGTCCAAGCGAACATTTGGCCTGCATACAAGTATTTTCCTGTATAACTTATTTTGATCACCCATTATTTTATGTAATCCGACAGCTAGAGAGTAAAAGGTTTTTGCTGTACCTGCAGGTCCTTTAACTATTACAAGCGGTGCTTTATCTGCATCCATCATTAATGCTTCCTGCATAAATTTCTGGCCTGCATTTCTTGGTGTTACACCAAAAGGCCTTTCCTGTAAAAATGTCAAGGGTACAATTCTTTTTCCATCGTATTTGCCCAAAGCAGTCTGCTTTTCATTAACAGAAGAATGTATTATCAAAAACTGGTTTATAACTAATTCGGGGCATTCCTGCTTTGAATAATCACAGTTAAAACAAAATATATCTTCAACCTGCAAAGATCCCTTGCTGTAAAATTCATTAATTTTCTGTTCTGTCGTATATACATCCAATCTTCCCTGATATTGCTCTTTATATTCCGGAACCTGCTCTGCAAAAAAGTCTTGCGCTATAATACCTAAAACATCAGCCTTTATTCTTTCAAATACATCCTTTGTTACCAAAAAAACGCTTTCGCCTTTTTCAATTAATCCTTTACATACTTTTAGAATTCTATTATCATTGTTTACTTCCGACCAACTAGCTGGCAGTTTAACATTATTGCAATTCAGTTCAACCCTTAATTCTCCGCCGTTCTCCAGTGTAACCCCTTTGCTAAGATCCCCTTTAGACCTCAAGTCATCCAATATCCTTGCTACATGGCGTGCATTTGCGCCTAATTCTGAATTGTCCTTCTTGAATTTATCCAATTCTTCCAGAACAACCTCAGGAATTACTATACTATTGTCACCAAACGAATACAGCGCGAAGGGAGTTTGCAGTAGTACATTAGTGTCAAGAACGAATGTTTTCTTCAATAGATATCGCTCCTATCCCTATAAATTTGTATGAGCTGCTCCTATAAACTTAAGGGCTTACAGTTGCAATTCATAAATGAAAGTGTGATATTTTGCATTTTTTCATTATAGCATTCTTTACTACAAAACAAACAAATGAAGAATAGTGATAATTAATTATACCATATTTAAAATAAATCTAATATAAAATATGTTTATTCTCTTACTAATGATTCATTATTTTTATATTACATGAGTTATTAGAACTACGTTTCCCACGTTAAAATGGACCGTATTTACTAGTCCTTGTTAGTAGAAATTATCTACATAATTCCTCGCAAAACCATGCTATTATATATTTAGGAAGGTATTTCCTTAAAATTAATCTCACCATAAGCGAGGTGAAAATTAATGGCTGTATCAAAGGCAATCGAAAACTACCCGGATTGGTATAGGATAGAAAAGGATACTGAGAAAATCATAAAAAAATTGACTACAATTAAAGAAATAATTCCATACTTGAGCAATTCAGATGAATATATAAGAAGACTTTCCATTATCAGAATAAATGAACTAAGGCTTAAGGATTCATTGGTTGCTTTAAAAGAATTGCTTGATGACCCTCTTGAAACTATTGGCAATAAAGAGCTGGCAGCATGGACAATTAAAGTAGTAAGCAATCATTGGAATACAGACCTGTTTATCACCAATAAATACCTGAATAACTATTCAGGCAAGGAAAAATATGAAGATGTTTGCAAGGTAAATATCAAAGATACTTTGCCATCTTTGAGGTTTGACTTTACCTCATCAATATTAAATTCCGAATTAAATATTGAAGGCAGCGATATCAGAACCAGTAAGGATATTGACTTTGACCTTCCTTTTTCAGTTAAGGAATGGTTCGGA is part of the Acetivibrio cellulolyticus CD2 genome and encodes:
- a CDS encoding glycosyltransferase family 4 protein, coding for MRVLMLSWEYPPRIVGGISRVVHGLVQKIASKGNEVHVITCWEMGTKELEKDENVYVHRLHSYDVNANNFVDWVLQLNYVLIEYGVKLINETGKFDIIHAHDWIVAFAARALKHSYTIPMVATIHATEHGRNCGIHSDTQSYINNVEWWLAYESWKLIVNSGYMKNEVKCVFNIPDDKIYIIPNGVDLNKFNGYEKDIEFRRRYAADNEKIVFFVGRLVNEKGVHVLIDAVPKTLHYYNDTKFIIAGKGPEIDHLKWMVYQKGIAHKVCFTGYICDEDLLKLYKCADVAVFPSLYEPFGIVALEGMVANVPVVVSEAGGLAEIVDHGVDGMKSYTGNANSLADSILEILHNPDKAERMKKKAFEKVHTIYNWDVITEQTLKVYNDVIEDTKRIGWNLPSIKQGLDNL
- a CDS encoding PhoH family protein, with amino-acid sequence MKKTFVLDTNVLLQTPFALYSFGDNSIVIPEVVLEELDKFKKDNSELGANARHVARILDDLRSKGDLSKGVTLENGGELRVELNCNNVKLPASWSEVNNDNRILKVCKGLIEKGESVFLVTKDVFERIKADVLGIIAQDFFAEQVPEYKEQYQGRLDVYTTEQKINEFYSKGSLQVEDIFCFNCDYSKQECPELVINQFLIIHSSVNEKQTALGKYDGKRIVPLTFLQERPFGVTPRNAGQKFMQEALMMDADKAPLVIVKGPAGTAKTFYSLAVGLHKIMGDQNKLYRKILVCRPNVRLDEDIGFLPGTEQDKIAPFLRPVIDNLEVLIDNDENERYNSEKELKDKVDELFDRKIINTEAIAFIRGRSIVKQWVIIDEAQNLTPKQVKGIITRAGIGTKIILIGDPEQIDHPFLDIRTNGLCYASERMKGSSLCCQVTLTDEECERSDLAYESAKRM